One Azoarcus sp. DN11 DNA segment encodes these proteins:
- a CDS encoding phage protein Gp27 family protein, whose product MGRTSTIVKLPANQQNHVDALLRRHAYTCCDIVKEELAAAGIRLSRSALHRYSQRLKAADLRSPTGRRETVVIVLDTDGSDPIAIRTSASSASVVGAIGALGLPASKRPAEAT is encoded by the coding sequence ATGGGACGCACAAGCACAATTGTGAAGCTGCCGGCGAACCAACAGAACCACGTGGACGCATTGCTCAGGCGCCATGCCTATACCTGCTGCGACATCGTGAAAGAGGAGCTGGCTGCGGCCGGAATCCGGCTCTCCCGTAGCGCCCTGCATCGCTATTCGCAGAGGCTCAAGGCCGCCGACTTGCGTTCTCCGACTGGCCGACGCGAGACCGTCGTCATCGTGCTCGACACCGATGGTTCCGACCCGATTGCCATCCGCACGTCAGCCTCTTCGGCGAGCGTCGTCGGCGCGATTGGCGCCCTCGGTTTGCCGGCCTCGAAGCGTCCCGCCGAGGCGACCTGA
- a CDS encoding Mor transcription activator family protein → MADEYQDTFLGRMSSVLGDELGKYVPVQAEAVPDVVARCISRMQAEFGGEQPYLPKYPNGKPEALAKQVFDAFDGRNWRELAKRFGKTERWIRTMIRVHRNTMRKP, encoded by the coding sequence ATGGCAGACGAATATCAGGACACATTCCTTGGAAGAATGTCGAGCGTCCTGGGTGATGAACTCGGGAAATACGTGCCCGTTCAAGCGGAAGCGGTCCCTGATGTAGTCGCCCGGTGCATTTCACGGATGCAGGCCGAGTTTGGTGGCGAACAGCCCTACCTGCCGAAGTACCCGAACGGCAAGCCCGAGGCGCTTGCCAAGCAGGTCTTCGATGCTTTCGACGGGCGGAACTGGCGTGAGCTTGCCAAGCGATTCGGCAAAACCGAGCGATGGATCAGGACGATGATTAGGGTGCACCGAAACACAATGAGGAAACCATGA
- a CDS encoding tetratricopeptide repeat protein, translated as MFLVGAGEACAGDVQRAGAPEPAVSAADSGEPEYRHALSMNEQGRGKDAWPVLESLANRFPQVLRYRLDFIAVASASGEHARALAQTDGRLEAQAPRYVVDALFRSALAVGDEAASERLHALIAERFGPDTDAGIRLARLYLQRGQDDKGLKLAEALLARAPGRPDVLDLRAYALRQAGRLTEALLTYEEMQRLAPDNRDAPKAIAMILADIDAAQEAARHATGAGVALTLEESLRLANNRAAQYLHWAVGDRNTPKERFTNADRAIAVLTAALEDGTAGKAPPATLTRLRRDLVVAYQARNRWQDAVNEYERLIEAGDSVPEYVALPAASSYESVGRYREAEALLRTLVEQSPDALHLRRAQFYALADLERYDDAQYVIDDLVQRLAHKDRCDPGEAATYTAALITQAMLSAYRGKLDDAQLKLDTVLAAAPASTDAQEAAGVLASWRGQPRQAEESFRIVLGEQPDRLDSRIGLASARMDRGDAAFFRQTVDELSPGYPELHTIRDARRRLALQDSSHVTGNASFGRDADSIAGNRTREYDLRVDSPPFADDRWRVFARYRSLWSGPVVSTSGDSGSAGLKYTVTDWSTEIEAGSAGYGRIETDHAFSDRWSASAAVEKNQFFRQARAVATGVTADSAALALRWRQDETRDVAGGYRVTRFSDNERTEAHLAASQNLLTDFDRRLTASVRVAGQNNSQPNVAYFSPRRQLEAGATLIFEFMQWRDVDTKKSSLWHRFWLTAGQVDQSGFGAMAMSNYGYGQDIAFSDAFRIGWRISRTRYPFDGVISSYYTGTIGFEGYF; from the coding sequence TTGTTTCTCGTCGGCGCGGGCGAGGCTTGCGCGGGTGACGTGCAGCGCGCGGGGGCGCCGGAGCCGGCGGTATCGGCCGCCGACAGCGGCGAGCCCGAATATCGGCATGCACTCTCGATGAACGAGCAAGGCCGGGGCAAGGACGCCTGGCCTGTCCTCGAGTCACTGGCGAACCGTTTTCCGCAGGTCCTCCGCTATCGCCTCGACTTCATCGCGGTTGCCAGCGCGAGCGGGGAACACGCCCGGGCGTTGGCGCAGACGGACGGGAGGCTGGAAGCGCAGGCGCCGCGCTATGTCGTCGATGCACTGTTCCGCTCCGCCCTGGCGGTGGGCGACGAAGCGGCATCGGAGCGTCTCCACGCGTTGATCGCGGAGCGTTTCGGCCCCGATACCGATGCCGGCATCCGCCTGGCCCGCCTGTACCTGCAGCGGGGACAGGATGACAAGGGGCTGAAGCTTGCCGAAGCGCTCCTCGCGCGCGCGCCCGGCCGCCCGGACGTGCTGGACTTGCGCGCCTACGCGCTGCGCCAGGCGGGCCGGCTCACCGAGGCCCTGCTGACGTACGAGGAGATGCAGCGCCTCGCCCCGGACAACCGCGATGCGCCGAAGGCGATTGCCATGATCCTGGCCGATATCGATGCGGCACAGGAAGCGGCACGTCATGCCACCGGTGCGGGCGTGGCGCTGACGTTGGAGGAATCGCTCCGCCTCGCCAACAACCGCGCCGCCCAATACCTGCACTGGGCGGTCGGCGACCGCAATACGCCCAAGGAACGCTTCACCAACGCCGATCGGGCGATCGCCGTGCTGACGGCCGCGTTGGAGGACGGCACGGCCGGGAAGGCCCCGCCGGCCACGCTCACCCGTCTTCGCCGCGACCTCGTCGTTGCCTACCAAGCCCGCAACCGCTGGCAGGACGCCGTCAACGAATATGAACGACTCATCGAAGCCGGCGACAGCGTGCCGGAATACGTGGCCTTGCCGGCCGCATCGTCCTACGAGTCGGTGGGGCGCTACCGCGAGGCGGAAGCGTTGCTGCGAACGCTGGTCGAGCAGTCGCCCGACGCGCTCCACCTCCGCCGGGCGCAGTTTTACGCCCTCGCCGACCTGGAACGGTACGACGACGCGCAATACGTGATCGACGATCTGGTGCAGCGCCTGGCGCACAAGGATCGCTGCGATCCCGGCGAGGCGGCCACCTATACCGCCGCACTGATTACGCAGGCGATGCTCTCGGCCTACCGCGGAAAGCTGGACGACGCCCAACTCAAGCTCGATACCGTGCTGGCGGCGGCGCCCGCATCGACCGACGCCCAGGAAGCCGCCGGGGTGCTCGCAAGTTGGCGCGGCCAGCCGCGTCAGGCGGAGGAGAGCTTCCGCATCGTGCTCGGCGAGCAGCCCGACCGCCTCGACTCGCGCATCGGCCTGGCCAGTGCCCGCATGGACCGCGGCGATGCGGCGTTTTTCCGGCAGACCGTCGATGAGCTGTCACCCGGCTATCCGGAACTTCACACCATCCGTGACGCCCGGCGGCGGCTGGCGCTGCAGGACAGCAGCCACGTCACCGGCAACGCATCCTTCGGCCGCGATGCGGATTCGATCGCCGGCAACCGCACCCGGGAATACGACTTGCGCGTCGACAGCCCGCCGTTCGCCGACGACCGCTGGCGCGTCTTCGCCCGCTACCGTTCCTTGTGGAGCGGTCCGGTCGTTTCAACTTCGGGGGATTCCGGGAGTGCCGGCCTGAAATACACCGTGACGGACTGGAGCACGGAAATCGAGGCGGGCAGCGCGGGCTATGGGCGAATCGAGACCGACCACGCGTTCTCGGACCGCTGGTCCGCGTCCGCGGCCGTGGAGAAGAACCAGTTCTTCCGCCAGGCGCGGGCGGTCGCCACCGGCGTGACGGCGGACAGCGCCGCCCTGGCATTGCGCTGGCGTCAGGACGAGACGCGCGACGTCGCAGGCGGCTATCGCGTCACCCGCTTTTCGGATAACGAGCGGACCGAAGCCCACCTCGCCGCGAGCCAGAACCTGCTGACGGATTTCGACCGGCGCCTGACCGCCAGCGTCCGCGTTGCCGGGCAGAACAACAGCCAGCCGAATGTCGCCTACTTCTCGCCGCGCCGTCAGCTCGAGGCCGGGGCCACGCTCATCTTCGAATTCATGCAGTGGCGGGACGTGGACACCAAGAAATCGTCGCTGTGGCACCGGTTCTGGCTGACCGCCGGGCAGGTCGATCAGTCCGGCTTCGGTGCGATGGCGATGAGCAACTACGGCTACGGTCAGGACATCGCGTTCTCCGACGCCTTCCGCATCGGTTGGCGCATCAGCCGGACGCGCTATCCCTTCGATGGCGTCATTTCCTCCTACTACACGGGGACCATCGGTTTCGAGGGGTATTTCTGA
- a CDS encoding ATP-binding domain-containing protein, whose amino-acid sequence MARIHPEGWQRIPASGALARELETLATLAEGLPDDHAVYHGIHWTRVNRDHALFGEIDFVVVGPSGRLLLIEQKSGFLDETADGLVKTYAKAKKNVSVQMARSADHLRERLGVFLKGHKAHIDALLYCPDYTVRQPGSAGIDPARIVDAGRREHLVAIVQSLLRDDTRDRVVLDNIARFLTDELELVPEVNAIVGQAEALYTRLAGGLAEWARRIEMEPFRLRVTGTAGSGKTQLAMAVFRDALAAGRRPLYVCYNRPLADHIALIAPPGGEVATYHQLCDRVLRAHGAVPDFRRPDAFAELEQRFSALDAGEAWRFDELIVDEGQDFREDWRDALLRLLRPGARAWWLEDPLQNLYGRPPVALPGWVRLTSERNYRSPGDILSALNRMLPLARPLEAGSPLTGSDVEILTWADSAELIDATKRAITRAIGLGFRRDMIATITFRGREHSMFTPFDRLGGHRLKAFSGTYDLLGNPVYSDGDFLIDSVYRFKGQAAPCVIFTEIDFAELDPLTVRKLFVGATRASMKLILVVSELRTSEIFPRDPAR is encoded by the coding sequence ATGGCACGCATCCACCCCGAAGGCTGGCAACGCATCCCGGCGAGCGGGGCGCTGGCGCGCGAACTCGAGACCCTGGCGACGCTGGCCGAAGGCTTGCCCGACGACCATGCGGTGTATCACGGCATCCACTGGACGCGGGTGAATCGCGACCACGCGCTGTTCGGCGAGATCGACTTCGTCGTCGTCGGCCCGAGCGGCCGGCTGCTGCTGATCGAGCAGAAGTCGGGCTTCCTCGACGAGACCGCGGACGGGCTGGTCAAGACCTACGCGAAGGCGAAGAAGAACGTCAGCGTGCAGATGGCGCGCAGCGCGGACCATCTGCGCGAGCGCCTCGGCGTCTTCCTGAAGGGCCACAAGGCGCACATCGACGCGCTGCTCTACTGCCCGGACTACACGGTGCGCCAGCCGGGCAGCGCCGGGATCGACCCCGCGCGCATCGTCGACGCGGGCCGCCGCGAGCATCTCGTGGCGATCGTGCAGAGCCTGCTGCGCGACGACACGCGCGACCGCGTGGTGCTCGACAACATCGCGCGTTTCCTCACCGACGAGCTGGAACTCGTGCCGGAGGTGAACGCCATCGTCGGCCAGGCGGAGGCGCTGTACACGCGGCTCGCCGGCGGCCTGGCGGAATGGGCGCGGCGCATCGAGATGGAGCCCTTCCGCCTGCGCGTCACCGGCACCGCCGGCAGCGGCAAGACGCAGCTCGCGATGGCGGTGTTCCGCGACGCGCTCGCGGCGGGGCGGCGGCCGCTGTACGTGTGCTACAACCGCCCGCTCGCGGACCACATCGCGCTGATCGCGCCGCCCGGCGGCGAAGTCGCGACCTACCATCAGCTGTGTGACCGCGTGCTGCGCGCGCACGGCGCGGTGCCGGACTTCCGCCGGCCCGACGCATTCGCCGAGCTGGAACAGCGTTTCAGCGCGCTCGACGCGGGCGAGGCGTGGCGCTTCGACGAGCTGATCGTCGACGAGGGGCAGGACTTCCGCGAGGACTGGCGCGACGCGCTGCTGCGCCTGCTGCGCCCCGGCGCGCGCGCGTGGTGGCTGGAGGATCCGCTGCAGAACCTGTACGGGCGCCCGCCCGTCGCGCTGCCCGGCTGGGTGCGCCTCACCAGCGAACGCAACTACCGCAGCCCGGGCGACATCCTGTCGGCACTGAACCGCATGCTGCCGCTGGCGCGGCCGCTGGAGGCCGGCAGCCCGCTCACCGGCTCGGATGTCGAGATCCTGACGTGGGCGGATTCCGCCGAGCTCATCGACGCGACCAAGCGCGCGATCACGCGCGCGATCGGGCTGGGCTTCCGCCGCGACATGATCGCGACGATCACCTTCCGCGGGCGCGAACATTCGATGTTCACGCCCTTCGACCGCCTCGGCGGGCACCGCCTGAAGGCCTTCAGCGGGACCTACGACCTCCTCGGCAACCCGGTGTATTCGGACGGCGACTTCCTGATCGACTCGGTGTACCGCTTCAAGGGCCAGGCCGCCCCGTGCGTGATCTTCACCGAGATCGACTTCGCGGAGCTCGACCCGCTGACGGTGCGCAAGCTCTTCGTCGGTGCAACCCGCGCGAGCATGAAGCTGATCCTGGTCGTATCCGAGCTAAGAACGAGTGAGATATTCCCCAGGGACCCGGCGAGATAA
- the pgaB gene encoding poly-beta-1,6-N-acetyl-D-glucosamine N-deacetylase PgaB: MALVVLFLFSPWLRAESYQVLCYHDIVDTVGAAAAGDTLGTKRLTDHFDWLRDQGYHVISVQDLVDARRGAKPLPPKAVLLTFDDAYESFYRIVFPLLKAYRYPATLAVVGSWLKEAGEQPVNYGELRVSRQDFLSVPQLREIAASGLVEIASHSYDLHHGIRGNAEGNEMPAATTRRYDQATASYESEASYEARVVGDLARNSEFLEKLTGRRPRVMVWPYGRYSGQVQDFAARLGMTVTMNLDDGDNELAAGLSAIRRHYLKNDPTAAELAATLVPDKTRPMRVMHVDLDYIYDANPEQQERNLGLLLERIKLSGVNTVFLQAFADDDASGVARRLYFPNRHLPVKADLFGRASWQIATRTGARVFAWLPLTAFVPPGDAWQAHMVRAADGSRGVGYARLSPFSDKAREFVAEIYEDLGRYAYFSGLLIHDDATLSDMEDASPFALDYYAARLGLPRDVAAIRANPAQMARWTQAKTEHLSWFAGELRNRVEKFRQPLQLARNYFAAPLMDPDAEARFAQSLPDAVRRFDWIAVMAMPYMEKAEHPQAWLDELVGAVRKVDGAERKVVFELQAKKWSPDEALPSAEIAGWMRRLRAAGIRSFGYYPDDPFANRPDIDVLRKELSLQRVVE; this comes from the coding sequence ATGGCTCTCGTCGTTCTCTTCCTGTTCAGCCCCTGGCTCCGGGCCGAGTCCTATCAGGTGCTGTGCTACCACGACATCGTCGACACGGTCGGCGCCGCCGCCGCGGGCGACACGCTCGGTACGAAGCGGCTGACCGACCATTTCGACTGGCTGCGCGACCAGGGCTACCATGTCATATCCGTCCAGGATCTGGTGGATGCCCGCCGCGGCGCGAAACCGCTGCCGCCCAAGGCCGTCCTCCTCACCTTCGACGACGCCTACGAGAGCTTCTACAGGATCGTCTTTCCGCTCCTGAAAGCCTACCGTTACCCGGCTACGCTGGCCGTGGTCGGCTCGTGGCTGAAGGAGGCCGGCGAGCAGCCCGTGAATTACGGCGAACTCCGGGTGTCGCGGCAGGATTTCCTGAGCGTGCCGCAGCTGCGGGAGATCGCGGCCAGCGGCCTGGTCGAAATCGCCTCGCACAGCTACGACCTGCACCACGGCATCCGCGGCAATGCCGAGGGCAACGAGATGCCGGCCGCGACCACGCGCCGCTACGATCAGGCCACGGCCAGCTACGAATCGGAAGCGAGCTACGAGGCGCGCGTTGTCGGGGATCTCGCCCGGAACAGCGAATTCCTGGAAAAACTCACCGGCAGGCGGCCGCGGGTGATGGTCTGGCCATACGGGCGGTACAGCGGACAAGTGCAGGACTTCGCGGCCCGGCTCGGCATGACCGTCACCATGAATCTCGACGACGGCGACAACGAGCTTGCAGCGGGCCTGTCGGCCATCCGCCGCCATTACCTCAAGAACGACCCGACTGCCGCCGAACTGGCCGCGACCCTCGTCCCGGACAAGACGCGCCCGATGCGGGTCATGCACGTGGATCTGGACTACATCTACGATGCGAACCCCGAACAGCAGGAAAGGAATCTCGGCCTGCTCCTCGAGCGCATCAAGCTTTCCGGCGTCAACACGGTATTCCTGCAGGCCTTCGCGGACGACGACGCTTCGGGGGTTGCCCGGCGGCTGTACTTCCCCAACCGCCATCTGCCGGTGAAGGCGGATCTCTTCGGCCGGGCCAGCTGGCAGATCGCGACCCGCACCGGCGCGCGGGTCTTCGCGTGGCTGCCGCTGACCGCCTTCGTGCCCCCCGGCGACGCATGGCAGGCGCACATGGTGCGCGCCGCGGACGGCAGCCGCGGCGTGGGCTACGCCCGCTTGAGCCCGTTCTCGGACAAGGCGCGGGAATTCGTCGCCGAAATCTACGAGGATCTCGGCCGGTACGCGTACTTCAGCGGACTGCTGATCCATGACGACGCGACGCTCTCCGACATGGAGGATGCTTCGCCGTTCGCCCTCGACTACTACGCCGCGCGCCTCGGACTGCCGCGCGATGTCGCGGCCATACGCGCGAACCCGGCGCAAATGGCGCGCTGGACGCAGGCGAAGACCGAGCACCTCTCGTGGTTCGCCGGCGAACTGCGAAACCGGGTGGAGAAGTTCCGCCAACCGCTGCAGCTCGCGCGCAACTACTTTGCCGCCCCCCTCATGGATCCCGACGCCGAAGCCCGCTTCGCCCAGTCGCTGCCGGATGCCGTCCGCCGCTTCGACTGGATCGCGGTGATGGCTATGCCCTACATGGAAAAGGCCGAGCATCCCCAGGCGTGGCTGGATGAGCTGGTCGGTGCGGTACGGAAGGTCGATGGGGCGGAAAGGAAGGTCGTCTTCGAGCTCCAGGCCAAGAAGTGGTCCCCCGACGAAGCACTGCCGTCGGCCGAGATCGCCGGCTGGATGCGGCGCCTGCGCGCAGCGGGGATCCGCAGTTTCGGCTACTACCCCGACGATCCCTTCGCCAACCGTCCCGATATCGACGTGCTGAGGAAGGAGCTGTCGCTGCAGAGGGTCGTCGAATGA
- a CDS encoding phage Gp37/Gp68 family protein, with the protein MTTVSKIEWTERTWNPTVGCTKVSPGCKHCYAEGMAARLQAMRTPGYENGFDLTLLPKRLEDPLKRRVPTTYFVNSMSDLFHEAVPTTYIEQVFDVIGRAHWHTFQILTKRADRMAAFFEGKAAPRNAWLGVSVEDRQYGVPRIDHLRRVDAAIRFLSVEPLLEDVGELDLDRIHWVIVGGESGPKARPMKLEWVDAIREQCEAAQVAFFFKQWGGWGADGVKRAKKHNGRELNGRTWDQMPASAALGS; encoded by the coding sequence ATGACGACGGTAAGCAAGATCGAGTGGACGGAGCGCACCTGGAACCCGACGGTGGGGTGCACCAAGGTGTCGCCGGGTTGTAAGCACTGCTACGCGGAGGGCATGGCCGCGCGATTGCAGGCGATGAGGACACCGGGTTATGAGAACGGCTTCGACCTCACGCTGCTGCCGAAACGGCTGGAAGATCCGTTGAAGCGCCGGGTGCCGACGACGTACTTCGTCAATTCGATGTCCGACCTGTTCCACGAAGCGGTGCCAACCACCTACATCGAACAGGTTTTCGACGTGATCGGGCGTGCGCACTGGCACACGTTCCAGATCTTGACCAAGCGGGCGGACCGCATGGCGGCCTTCTTCGAGGGCAAGGCGGCGCCGCGCAATGCGTGGCTGGGCGTTTCAGTCGAAGATCGTCAGTACGGCGTGCCGCGCATCGACCACCTGCGCCGCGTCGACGCCGCCATCCGCTTCCTGTCGGTGGAGCCCTTGCTCGAGGACGTGGGCGAACTCGATCTCGACCGCATTCACTGGGTCATCGTCGGCGGCGAGTCCGGCCCGAAGGCCCGCCCGATGAAGCTGGAATGGGTCGATGCGATCCGCGAACAGTGCGAGGCCGCACAGGTCGCGTTCTTCTTCAAGCAGTGGGGCGGCTGGGGCGCCGATGGCGTCAAGCGCGCGAAAAAGCACAACGGCCGCGAGTTGAACGGCCGCACCTGGGATCAGATGCCGGCGTCAGCCGCCCTGGGTAGCTGA
- the pgaC gene encoding poly-beta-1,6-N-acetyl-D-glucosamine synthase: protein MTPQAGLVPAVAAGLPSLVFNFCFLYPLFMSWLWVVGSLNYWFRYEKYGSDPMRPPQVGAAPKVALVVPCYNEEGQVEETILNLLAHDYPNFEVIAVNDGSRDRTGEILDQLCAEHPRLRVIHQQQNQGKAVGLTTAALMTDAEYILGIDGDALLDQYAAAWMVRHFLNSPRVGAVTGNPRLRTRSTLLGRIQVGEFSSIIGIIKRAQRTYGRLFSVSGVCVMFRKVALCDVGFWSRETLTEDIDISWKLQIAHWDVRFEPAATCWILMPETLTGLWKQRLRWATGGAQAILKYRGIWTQWTKRRMWPVYLEYGLSLAWSYAMTGIIVLYLLGRVFTLPPALTIRTLLPGWTGMLIAATALLQTGVALALDSRYDARLRRNYFFTIWYPLAYWLINMLTAVVAFPKALLRKKGQRGRWSSPDRGLR from the coding sequence ATGACCCCGCAAGCCGGTCTCGTTCCCGCCGTCGCCGCGGGCCTGCCGTCGCTGGTCTTCAACTTCTGCTTCCTCTACCCGCTTTTCATGTCCTGGCTGTGGGTCGTGGGGAGCCTGAATTACTGGTTCCGTTACGAGAAGTACGGGTCGGACCCGATGCGTCCGCCGCAAGTCGGCGCCGCCCCCAAGGTCGCGCTGGTGGTTCCCTGCTACAACGAGGAAGGCCAGGTCGAGGAGACCATCCTCAACCTGCTGGCGCACGACTACCCGAACTTCGAGGTCATCGCCGTCAATGACGGCAGCCGCGACCGGACCGGTGAAATCCTCGACCAGCTGTGCGCGGAACACCCACGCCTGCGCGTCATCCACCAGCAACAGAACCAGGGCAAGGCCGTGGGGCTGACGACGGCCGCGCTGATGACCGATGCGGAGTACATCCTCGGCATCGACGGCGACGCCTTGCTCGATCAGTACGCGGCCGCGTGGATGGTGCGCCACTTCCTCAACAGCCCCCGCGTCGGGGCGGTGACCGGCAACCCCCGCCTGCGCACGCGCTCCACGCTCCTCGGCCGCATCCAGGTCGGCGAGTTCTCGTCCATCATCGGCATCATCAAGCGGGCGCAGCGCACCTACGGGCGTCTCTTCAGCGTCTCCGGCGTCTGCGTGATGTTCCGCAAGGTGGCACTGTGCGACGTCGGCTTCTGGTCGCGGGAAACGCTGACCGAGGACATCGACATCAGCTGGAAGCTCCAGATCGCCCACTGGGATGTCCGCTTCGAGCCGGCCGCGACGTGCTGGATCCTGATGCCGGAAACCCTGACCGGGCTATGGAAGCAGCGCCTGCGCTGGGCGACCGGCGGCGCCCAGGCGATCCTGAAGTACCGGGGCATCTGGACGCAGTGGACCAAGCGGCGGATGTGGCCCGTGTACCTCGAATACGGCCTGAGCCTCGCCTGGTCCTACGCGATGACCGGGATCATCGTCCTCTACCTGCTCGGACGCGTCTTCACGCTGCCGCCGGCGCTCACTATCAGGACGCTTCTGCCCGGCTGGACCGGCATGCTGATCGCCGCGACCGCGCTGCTGCAGACCGGCGTCGCGCTGGCGCTCGACTCGCGCTACGACGCGCGGCTGCGGCGCAACTATTTCTTCACGATCTGGTATCCGCTCGCGTACTGGCTGATCAACATGCTGACCGCGGTCG
- a CDS encoding three-Cys-motif partner protein TcmP, with product MKKGDKYDWRIGSPPPLIEQHSLVKHRIIESYVCEYILTLMSQARIPKLQLTLVDGFSGGGAYLAEDGSGEIDGSPLLMMRAVREARARLNLGRDKPREVAVDYAFIDVERDTAAYLERRLAQRADEGAIERADLARARVCQGDFLAELPRLVSEVKARRMGEHAIFVLDQYSYDKLPMADLAGLMRAMQGAEVLLTFNVGSLITFLADRAANRRPMERIGLAKHVPWESLQALKQDRQWRQVLQRHLAYGIRQEAGARFATLFFVRPLGATPWDYWLIHLSNRYKAHEVMKNLHWDNATAFGHELEPGVFMQGYDANRDHEYTGQETFDFGDSSREACVNGIHEHLGRLIFAESGPVRLRDLVERYAAQSPGSTMHFIQAAANLHRSQDVIICSPDGRTLRPSKSYHLNSTIEAARTPRLIP from the coding sequence ATGAAGAAAGGCGACAAGTACGACTGGCGCATCGGTTCCCCGCCGCCGCTGATCGAGCAGCACAGCCTCGTCAAGCACCGGATCATCGAATCCTACGTGTGCGAGTACATCCTGACGCTGATGTCACAGGCGAGGATTCCGAAGCTGCAGCTCACGCTGGTCGACGGCTTCTCCGGCGGCGGCGCCTACCTTGCCGAGGACGGTTCGGGCGAGATCGATGGCTCGCCGCTGCTGATGATGCGAGCGGTACGCGAGGCGCGGGCGCGGCTCAACCTCGGCCGCGACAAGCCGCGCGAGGTGGCGGTGGACTATGCGTTCATCGACGTGGAGCGCGACACGGCGGCTTACCTGGAGCGACGCCTGGCACAGCGCGCCGATGAGGGCGCGATCGAGCGTGCCGATCTGGCGCGGGCGCGGGTCTGCCAGGGCGACTTCCTCGCCGAGCTGCCGCGCCTGGTGAGCGAGGTGAAGGCGCGGCGGATGGGCGAGCATGCGATCTTCGTGCTCGACCAGTACAGCTACGACAAGCTGCCGATGGCCGATCTCGCCGGCTTGATGCGGGCGATGCAAGGGGCCGAGGTGCTGCTGACGTTCAACGTCGGCTCGCTCATCACCTTCCTGGCCGACCGCGCGGCGAACCGCCGGCCGATGGAGCGGATCGGGCTGGCAAAGCATGTGCCGTGGGAAAGCCTGCAGGCGCTCAAGCAGGATCGGCAGTGGCGCCAGGTGCTGCAGCGCCATCTGGCCTATGGCATCCGCCAGGAGGCGGGCGCGCGCTTCGCGACGCTGTTCTTCGTGCGCCCGCTTGGCGCCACGCCGTGGGACTACTGGCTGATCCACCTGTCGAACCGCTACAAGGCGCACGAGGTGATGAAGAACCTGCACTGGGACAACGCCACGGCCTTCGGCCACGAATTGGAGCCCGGCGTCTTCATGCAGGGCTACGACGCGAACCGCGACCACGAATACACCGGCCAGGAGACCTTCGACTTTGGCGACTCGTCGCGCGAGGCCTGCGTCAATGGCATCCACGAGCACTTAGGACGCCTCATCTTTGCTGAGTCCGGCCCGGTCCGCCTGCGCGACCTGGTGGAGCGCTACGCGGCGCAGTCGCCGGGCTCGACCATGCATTTCATCCAGGCCGCAGCCAACTTGCACCGCTCGCAAGACGTGATCATCTGCAGCCCGGACGGGCGGACGCTGCGCCCCTCGAAGTCCTACCACCTCAACAGCACGATCGAGGCCGCCCGCACGCCACGGCTGATCCCCTGA